The genomic region CCCTGCGGGCGGTAGGTGACCTTCGCTTTCACGAGGATCGAGCCCTTGTCGGCGTCCGCGGAGGTGATGATGACGTGGTCCTCGCCGCCGACGAGGTCGAGGTCCTCGGCCATGTCGGGGTGGATCTCCGCGTACATGTGGGGCTGGATATCGGCCGTGTAGGGGTTGTTCCGCGTCTCGGCGCCGCCGCCCTGGTGCTCGACCTGCCGGCCGGTGGTGAGGATGACGTCCATCCCCTCGTCGTAGGCGCGCTGGGTCGCCTCCTGTTGGGTCGCCGCGTTGTTCTGATCCAGCCGGAAGAAGTTGGTCTGTTGGCCGTTGGCGGGCCACTGCTCGGCGAGATCGGGCCGCGGGCTCTGGATCGGCTCGCGGTGTCTCGGGACCGTATCGATGAAGTTCCAGACGACCGCCCGCGCCCGGCCGCGCCCGGTCGGCGGGTCGGGCTGGGGGTTGTCGTACTGCTCGTAGAACTCCAGGTCGTGCTGGTGGCCCCGCTGTTCGTTCAGCGCGACCGCACAGTCGTAGATCGAGACGTCCTCGCGCAGCGCGTACTCCATCGGGATCGTCATCGAGGAGGCGTCGGCCGGGTCCTCCGGGAGCGTCGTCGTGAAGCCCGGATACTGGGGGACGCCGATGACCTCGCCGTCGAACCACTCGGGCTGGTAGGACTCGCGAAGCATGTCGAGTCCCGCCTCGCCCTCCTGGGCGACGGTCTCGGCGAGCGGGTACTCCTTGTCGACGCCCGTCGACTCCCACTCCTCGGGCGTGGGGGCGTCGATCCCCCAGTTCGCGCGGAAGTCGTGGCCGCCCTCGGCGGGGTGGACGTCGTCGCGCCAGATGATCGGCGTCCCCGGATGGCCGTCGCCCCAGCAGGGCCAGGGCAGCCCCCAGAACTCGCCGCTGACCGGGAGCCCCTCGCTGTCGGCGCGCAGCGTCTCGGTGCTGAAGGCGTCGTCGTACTCCTTCTGTCGCTGGAGGCGCTCCGGGTCCTGCTGGTAGCCCACCGTCCGCACCCCGAGGTTGATCTCGCGCAGCGCGTCCTCGTAGGTGCTCTTGCCGTTGTAGAGTTCGGGGCCGCTCCCCCAGTCGAAGTGCTCGCCGAACCCGAATCGGTCGGCCAGTTCCTGCATGATCTGCAGGTCGGGCTTCGAGTCGTGGGCCGGCGGGGAGACGGGTTCGCTCCACTGGACCGATCGATGCGAGTTGGTCACCGAGCGGTGGTGCTCGTACTGGCTCGACGCCGGAAGCAACAGGACGTTGTCAGCCTCGGCGTCCGCGAGTGTCCCCGCGACCGCGGGGAAGACGTCGGCGACCACGAGCAGGTCGAGCGCCTCCATCGCCTTCTTCATCTTGTCCATCTCGGTGATGGAGTTGGCCGAGTGGCCCCAGAAGAACGCCATCTTCAGCGGGTCGGGCTGGTAGAGGTTCGACTCGTGGAGGCGGTCCTCCTGCTGGAGGGCGGCCTCGTACCAGCGGGCGACCGACAGCCCGTCCTGGAGCATCATCGTCCGCGGATCGACCTCGCGTTGGGAGCCGCCGTCCTCGGTGCCGCCCTGATCGCCCCCGCCGTCCTGGCCGGAGCCGCCCTCGGCGGCGGGATCGCCCACCTGGGAGTCGGCCTCGGTCGGGGACTGGGAGTTCGGGCCCGCCCCGGTGTCCTCGGCCTCGTGGGTGTCGTCGGCGGCGGCGCTCTGGTCTGCCTCCGCGGACTCGAGTTCCCCGGCCGAGGGCGGGCCGCCCCCGCCAGCGGAGAGCTGCTGCCAGATGTCCTCGGGCATCAGCGCGAAGCGGTCGTAGAGGTCCCAGAAGTCGGTCGAACCGCTCGTCCACGGGCTTTGGTTCCAGACGTTCGTCCAGTGGACCCACGAGCCGGGTGCCCCCACGGAGTAGTAGCCCGGCAGGATGGTGCTGTCGACGCCCAGGTCGGTCGCGCCCTGGACGTTCGCGTGCCCGCGCATCACCTGCAGGCCGCCGCCACTGCGGGCAGCGCTGCCCGACGCCAGCGAGTGCAGCGCGTACGAGCGGATGTTCTGGGTGCCGTTGTTGTGCTGGGTGCCGCCCATCGCCCACTCGATCTGGATGCGTGGCTTGTTCTCGATGATCAGGTCGCCCAGTTCCTGAAGCTGCTCGACGTCGATCCAGGTGATGTCGGCGACCGTCTCGAGGTCGTACTGATCGAGTTCGGCCTCGGCGTCGGGCCAGCCGTTGACCCGCCCCGAGAGCATCTCCTGATCGAGTTCGCCCTGCTGTCGGAGGTAGTTCATCAGCCCCATCAGCAGCGCCACGTCGGTGCCCGGGCGCATCCGGTAGTAGTTGTCCGCGTGCGAGGAGGTCTTCGTGTATCGCGGATCGATGGAGACGATCGTGCCCCCTCGGGCCTGCCCCTCGAGGATGTGTTGCATCGCGATCGGGTGGGACTCGGCGGGGTTCTGCCCGCAGATGATGAGGAGATCGAAGTTGCGGTAGTCGTTGATCGTGTTGGTCATCGCCCCGTAGCCCCACGTGTTCGCCAGCCCGGTGACGGTCGGGGAGTGACAGATCCGCGCCTGGTGATCGCAGTTGTTCGTCCCCATGAACGCCGCCAGCTTCCGGAAGGCGTAGGCCTCCTCGTTGGCGAAGTGGGCGCTGCCCATCATCATGACGCTCTCGGGGGTGTACTCCTCGACGATCTCGGCGTACTTCTCCTCGATGATGTCGTAGGCGGCGGACCACGAGATCTTCTCCCACCCGCCGTCGACCCGGCGCATCGGGTGTTTCAGGCGTCGATCCGAGTGTTCGGTCTCGAGGATCCCCGCGCCCTTCGAACAGAGCGAGCCGTTGTTGATCGGGTTCTCGTGCCAGGGCTCCATGCCGACGAAGGAGTCGCCGTCCCTCACACCTCTGAACCCACAGCCCACGGCACAGTAGTTACAGATCGTCTTCGACATCTCGGCGTCGGG from Halalkalicoccus sp. NIPERK01 harbors:
- a CDS encoding formate dehydrogenase subunit alpha, with the protein product MSAEPVSLDLDRRSFLKASALAGAVALGGGAAGQTLAQNDEEEKPGTGPDAEMSKTICNYCAVGCGFRGVRDGDSFVGMEPWHENPINNGSLCSKGAGILETEHSDRRLKHPMRRVDGGWEKISWSAAYDIIEEKYAEIVEEYTPESVMMMGSAHFANEEAYAFRKLAAFMGTNNCDHQARICHSPTVTGLANTWGYGAMTNTINDYRNFDLLIICGQNPAESHPIAMQHILEGQARGGTIVSIDPRYTKTSSHADNYYRMRPGTDVALLMGLMNYLRQQGELDQEMLSGRVNGWPDAEAELDQYDLETVADITWIDVEQLQELGDLIIENKPRIQIEWAMGGTQHNNGTQNIRSYALHSLASGSAARSGGGLQVMRGHANVQGATDLGVDSTILPGYYSVGAPGSWVHWTNVWNQSPWTSGSTDFWDLYDRFALMPEDIWQQLSAGGGGPPSAGELESAEADQSAAADDTHEAEDTGAGPNSQSPTEADSQVGDPAAEGGSGQDGGGDQGGTEDGGSQREVDPRTMMLQDGLSVARWYEAALQQEDRLHESNLYQPDPLKMAFFWGHSANSITEMDKMKKAMEALDLLVVADVFPAVAGTLADAEADNVLLLPASSQYEHHRSVTNSHRSVQWSEPVSPPAHDSKPDLQIMQELADRFGFGEHFDWGSGPELYNGKSTYEDALREINLGVRTVGYQQDPERLQRQKEYDDAFSTETLRADSEGLPVSGEFWGLPWPCWGDGHPGTPIIWRDDVHPAEGGHDFRANWGIDAPTPEEWESTGVDKEYPLAETVAQEGEAGLDMLRESYQPEWFDGEVIGVPQYPGFTTTLPEDPADASSMTIPMEYALREDVSIYDCAVALNEQRGHQHDLEFYEQYDNPQPDPPTGRGRARAVVWNFIDTVPRHREPIQSPRPDLAEQWPANGQQTNFFRLDQNNAATQQEATQRAYDEGMDVILTTGRQVEHQGGGAETRNNPYTADIQPHMYAEIHPDMAEDLDLVGGEDHVIITSADADKGSILVKAKVTYRPQGPDEVFLPYHWGGVAHGKNMSEKYPDGSKPLAIGDSANFITSSGFDAETQMQETKAGLVRVEKATEQRIEELNMEFIDYPQDEAGIGDSYQWDVRNQSMHPQTGDD